From one Aquicella siphonis genomic stretch:
- a CDS encoding Tim44 domain-containing protein, whose product MMRTFLSILFVCLVTLGLIMHDAEARRFGGGRSFGVSRSASSFTRSSTSPAPAYGQNYSRSQSPYGQSASPMGRWFGPIAGLITGGLLASLFMSNGLGSGILSWLLVGGLMLAVFSFLRKRTQTSPPYQGHADYRAQYARDAASQFMRNSAHAQPAAPVNAYPVGFDAVSFLRDAKVQFMRLQAAYDQKNLSDIREFTTPPVYAEIQMQLQERGNIENKTLVLSLEAELLNVENETQIVAGTEMQTLIASVRFNGMIQENQGEPAAPVQEIWHFKKDIGSSAWLVAGVQQES is encoded by the coding sequence ATGATGCGTACTTTTCTGTCAATATTATTTGTTTGCCTGGTGACCCTGGGTTTAATCATGCACGATGCCGAAGCAAGGCGTTTTGGCGGCGGCAGAAGTTTTGGCGTGTCGCGCTCCGCCAGCAGTTTTACTCGTTCATCCACTTCACCCGCTCCGGCTTATGGACAGAATTACTCACGCTCACAATCTCCCTACGGCCAGTCTGCTTCTCCCATGGGACGCTGGTTCGGCCCTATCGCGGGGTTAATCACGGGTGGTTTGCTTGCCAGTCTGTTCATGAGTAATGGTTTGGGCAGCGGAATTCTTTCCTGGCTGCTGGTCGGCGGATTGATGCTGGCCGTCTTCAGTTTCTTGCGCAAAAGAACGCAGACTTCACCGCCGTATCAAGGCCATGCTGATTACCGCGCACAATATGCGCGCGATGCTGCCTCGCAATTCATGCGCAACAGCGCGCATGCGCAGCCCGCGGCGCCGGTGAATGCTTATCCTGTCGGCTTTGACGCAGTCTCTTTCCTGCGCGATGCCAAAGTGCAATTCATGCGTTTGCAGGCAGCGTATGATCAAAAAAACCTGAGTGATATTCGTGAATTCACGACACCGCCGGTATACGCGGAAATTCAAATGCAATTGCAGGAACGCGGCAATATTGAAAACAAGACGCTGGTCTTGTCGCTGGAAGCGGAATTGCTTAATGTGGAAAATGAAACGCAAATCGTCGCTGGTACGGAAATGCAAACACTGATTGCCAGCGTGCGCTTCAACGGCATGATACAGGAAAATCAGGGTGAGCCGGCTGCGCCTGTGCAGGAAATCTGGCATTTCAAAAAAGACATAGGCTCGTCTGCCTGGCTGGTCGCTGGTGTTCAGCAAGAATCATGA
- a CDS encoding methylated-DNA--[protein]-cysteine S-methyltransferase encodes MTRQISYDAIAAFPIGKIGIKLHQEKLAALDYLPDDTLLLSPRNTVSQQVVDQLEQYFAGSRLSFALDIHFHGSAFQQRVWHALMEIPFGRTMTYGELAKTLKTGPRAIGQACRTNLIPVVIPCHRIIAANHPGGYSGSVEGKLMNIKMWLLQHETV; translated from the coding sequence ATGACCAGACAAATTTCTTATGACGCTATTGCAGCGTTTCCAATTGGCAAAATCGGCATTAAACTCCATCAGGAAAAACTTGCAGCACTGGATTATTTGCCGGATGACACCTTGTTACTGAGCCCGCGCAATACCGTCAGCCAACAGGTGGTTGATCAGCTGGAACAATATTTTGCGGGTTCGCGCCTATCTTTTGCATTGGACATTCATTTCCACGGCAGCGCGTTTCAACAGCGGGTTTGGCATGCCCTGATGGAAATTCCCTTTGGCCGCACTATGACATATGGCGAACTCGCGAAAACACTTAAAACCGGTCCGCGCGCCATAGGCCAGGCTTGCCGCACCAACCTGATTCCCGTCGTGATCCCCTGTCACCGCATCATCGCTGCGAACCATCCGGGCGGATATTCCGGATCAGTGGAAGGAAAGCTGATGAATATCAAAATGTGGTTGTTGCAGCATGAAACAGTATGA
- the gspG gene encoding type II secretion system major pseudopilin GspG, whose protein sequence is MLKMRGLGLVWFILIVVVLAVAAVFVAPHILGSSQKEEIKKVRTDFSSLYDALEQYRLDNGAYPTTAQGLQALIIEPTTSPVPRYWKQGGYMNALPMDPWDQPYQYSNNLDVIRVYSYGPGGEKGGTEIDITNIDKQ, encoded by the coding sequence ATGTTAAAAATGCGCGGTTTGGGTCTTGTCTGGTTTATCTTGATTGTAGTTGTCCTGGCCGTTGCGGCAGTATTTGTCGCTCCGCATATCCTGGGAAGTTCCCAGAAGGAAGAAATCAAGAAAGTCCGGACGGATTTCAGCAGTCTGTATGACGCCCTGGAGCAATATCGCCTGGATAATGGCGCTTATCCCACCACGGCTCAAGGATTGCAGGCGCTTATTATTGAACCCACCACATCGCCGGTGCCGCGTTACTGGAAGCAGGGAGGATATATGAATGCACTGCCTATGGATCCCTGGGACCAGCCTTACCAATATTCAAATAATCTGGATGTGATCCGTGTTTACAGCTATGGACCAGGGGGCGAAAAAGGCGGCACGGAAATAGATATTACCAATATAGACAAGCAATAG
- the trmD gene encoding tRNA (guanosine(37)-N1)-methyltransferase TrmD gives MWFGIVSLFPEVFQALDSGITGRAIRDRLISLNFWNPRDFAYDRHKSVDDRPYGGGPGMVMLAEPLQSAIHAARQAAPVPPSVIYLSPQGRRFDQEAAQELAARSSLILLAGRYEGIDERIIEQEVDEEWSIGDYILTGGELAAMVMIDVLTRLLPGAVGDENSVTQDSLTSGLLKYPQYTRPETFAGTRVPEVLLSGNHKQIDQWRLKISLGKTWLRRPDLLAKKQLSAVEIRLLSEFIEEFIKNKPV, from the coding sequence GTGTGGTTTGGCATAGTGAGTCTGTTTCCGGAGGTTTTTCAGGCACTGGACTCCGGGATTACCGGCCGCGCCATCCGGGACCGTCTGATATCGCTTAATTTCTGGAACCCCCGTGATTTCGCTTATGACAGGCACAAGTCTGTCGATGACCGCCCCTATGGCGGCGGCCCTGGCATGGTCATGCTGGCCGAACCCCTGCAATCCGCGATTCATGCAGCAAGACAAGCCGCGCCAGTTCCTCCGTCAGTGATTTACCTGTCTCCCCAAGGAAGGCGGTTTGATCAAGAGGCCGCGCAGGAGTTGGCCGCGCGCTCGTCTCTCATTTTGCTGGCGGGACGTTATGAAGGCATTGATGAACGCATTATTGAACAAGAAGTGGATGAAGAATGGTCTATTGGCGACTACATTCTGACTGGCGGCGAGCTCGCGGCCATGGTGATGATTGACGTCCTGACCCGGCTCCTTCCCGGCGCCGTAGGCGATGAAAACTCTGTCACCCAGGATTCTCTTACCAGCGGCCTGCTAAAGTATCCGCAATATACCCGGCCGGAAACTTTTGCCGGTACCCGGGTGCCGGAAGTATTACTGAGCGGCAACCACAAGCAGATAGACCAGTGGCGGTTAAAGATTTCCCTGGGAAAAACCTGGCTGCGGCGTCCGGATTTGCTGGCCAAAAAGCAGTTGTCCGCGGTGGAAATCCGCTTATTATCTGAATTTATTGAGGAATTCATCAAGAACAAACCCGTGTGA
- the rimM gene encoding ribosome maturation factor RimM (Essential for efficient processing of 16S rRNA) — translation MKNANQAYIIVGKIGAAYGVHGWLKIYVYTEFDSSILDYQPWHLQQNNGPWTPVNIESARAHGKGLIVKLTGINSPEEARQLTGALIAVTRSQLPRLKENEYYWSDLIGLTVINKNGATLGKVIYLMATGSNDVLVVKGDREHAIPYLPGKVVTRVDLDKQEIHVDWELL, via the coding sequence ATGAAGAATGCGAATCAAGCCTATATTATTGTTGGCAAAATCGGTGCCGCTTATGGCGTGCATGGCTGGTTGAAAATATATGTCTATACCGAATTTGATTCCAGCATCCTGGATTATCAGCCCTGGCACCTACAGCAAAATAACGGCCCGTGGACTCCCGTCAATATTGAATCTGCCCGCGCTCACGGCAAAGGCCTGATTGTCAAACTGACAGGAATCAACTCTCCTGAAGAGGCGCGGCAGTTAACCGGCGCTCTCATTGCAGTGACACGCTCTCAACTGCCCAGGCTCAAGGAAAATGAATACTATTGGTCTGACTTAATAGGATTGACGGTCATTAATAAAAACGGCGCCACTCTGGGAAAAGTGATTTACCTCATGGCCACCGGCTCCAATGATGTTCTCGTTGTCAAAGGCGACAGGGAACACGCCATACCGTATCTGCCAGGCAAAGTCGTCACCCGGGTTGATCTCGATAAGCAGGAAATCCACGTCGACTGGGAGTTACTCTAA
- the rpsP gene encoding 30S ribosomal protein S16 — MVVIRLARGGAKKRPFYHIVVADKQRSRNGRFIERVGYFNPIASGKDVKLDINVERIQEWVAKGAQPSDRVKHLIKTHKETADQSKPAEKA; from the coding sequence ATGGTAGTGATTCGTCTAGCACGTGGCGGAGCTAAAAAACGCCCTTTTTATCACATAGTTGTCGCTGACAAACAGCGCTCGCGCAACGGCCGGTTCATTGAACGGGTAGGTTATTTCAACCCTATCGCATCCGGCAAGGATGTCAAACTGGACATTAACGTTGAACGCATTCAAGAGTGGGTAGCAAAAGGCGCCCAGCCGTCTGACCGCGTCAAGCACTTGATCAAGACCCACAAAGAAACCGCTGATCAGTCAAAACCTGCTGAAAAAGCATAA
- the rplS gene encoding 50S ribosomal protein L19 — translation MSNIIQTLETEFMQAAKAMPAFQPGDTVVVQVKVKEGERVRLQSFEGVVIAKRNRGYNSSFTVRKISHGVGVERVFQSCSPAIDSVEVKRRGHVRRAKLYYMRELSGRAARIKEKLSAKLGTTALAGESLDAEQDNTNDSAK, via the coding sequence ATGAGCAACATTATTCAAACATTAGAAACCGAATTTATGCAGGCTGCCAAGGCCATGCCTGCGTTCCAGCCCGGCGACACGGTTGTCGTCCAGGTCAAGGTAAAAGAAGGTGAACGCGTTCGCTTGCAGTCTTTCGAAGGCGTTGTGATTGCAAAGCGCAATCGCGGATACAACTCATCCTTTACCGTGCGCAAGATTTCGCATGGTGTCGGCGTTGAGCGTGTATTCCAGTCTTGCAGCCCGGCCATCGATTCCGTGGAAGTCAAACGCCGCGGCCATGTGCGCCGTGCCAAGCTTTATTACATGCGTGAATTAAGCGGCCGCGCAGCCCGCATCAAGGAAAAACTTTCCGCCAAGCTCGGTACTACAGCTCTTGCGGGAGAAAGCCTTGACGCTGAGCAAGATAATACGAACGACTCAGCTAAATAA
- a CDS encoding HlyC/CorC family transporter: MNNFQIFIFSILLVALILFAAFFSCAETALMAVNRYRLRHMARLKKRYAIRLLQLLKRPDRLLGAILIGNTFANMIASSLATLLAFHFWGEHGALLAALTLTFVVLIFAEIAPKTLAAIYPEKVARWVAYPVQIILKILYPVVWFANAITNNLLKLLRIHVAHHTAEPLSREELRSIVYDTSGKISRQYQNMLLGILDLSKLTVDDVMIPRSEISGIDIEQPLESIIAFINKHHQDWIPVYRENINQVMGVLYTHEMLRLLLSKTTITKELLEHFLQQPYFVPEGTSLNIQLGYFQQSHEKVAFIVDEYGEIQGLLTLNDILEEIVGDFTSSLASGKRIQLQPDGSYLVDGAMTVREFNRTTDWELPLGGPRTINGLIIEHLEALPHVGTTVLIAGYPIEIIHVKDNRVKLARVFPLLAQPAP; this comes from the coding sequence TTGAATAATTTTCAAATTTTCATATTCAGTATACTGCTGGTTGCGCTGATACTGTTCGCTGCTTTTTTTTCCTGTGCAGAAACCGCCTTGATGGCGGTCAACCGCTATCGGCTGCGCCATATGGCGCGCCTCAAAAAACGTTACGCGATACGCTTGCTGCAACTGCTGAAGCGTCCTGACCGTCTGCTGGGCGCCATTCTGATCGGCAACACTTTCGCGAATATGATTGCTTCCTCGCTTGCTACGCTGCTTGCGTTTCATTTCTGGGGTGAGCACGGGGCGTTGCTGGCGGCGTTGACACTGACCTTTGTCGTGTTGATTTTTGCTGAAATCGCACCTAAAACACTCGCGGCCATTTACCCGGAAAAAGTGGCGCGCTGGGTGGCGTATCCGGTACAAATCATTTTGAAAATCCTTTATCCTGTCGTCTGGTTTGCCAATGCCATTACCAATAATCTGCTCAAACTGCTGCGGATCCATGTTGCCCATCACACCGCGGAACCTCTGTCCCGCGAAGAATTGCGCAGTATCGTCTATGACACATCGGGAAAAATTTCCCGTCAGTATCAGAACATGTTATTGGGAATACTGGATTTGAGCAAGCTTACTGTTGATGATGTCATGATTCCCCGTAGCGAGATATCCGGAATTGATATCGAACAGCCGCTGGAATCGATTATTGCGTTTATTAACAAACATCATCAAGACTGGATTCCAGTCTATCGCGAAAACATTAATCAGGTGATGGGTGTTTTATATACGCATGAAATGCTGCGGCTCTTGTTATCAAAAACCACCATTACCAAAGAATTGCTGGAGCATTTTTTGCAGCAGCCCTATTTTGTGCCTGAAGGAACGTCGCTGAATATTCAGTTGGGATATTTTCAGCAAAGCCATGAAAAAGTGGCGTTTATTGTGGATGAGTATGGGGAAATCCAGGGATTGCTGACCTTGAATGATATCCTGGAGGAAATCGTGGGCGATTTTACATCCAGTCTTGCATCAGGCAAGCGTATTCAACTGCAGCCCGACGGCAGTTACCTGGTGGATGGAGCAATGACAGTGCGCGAATTCAACCGCACGACAGACTGGGAGCTTCCGCTGGGCGGCCCGAGAACAATCAATGGCTTGATCATAGAGCATCTGGAAGCATTGCCGCATGTGGGGACCACTGTGTTAATTGCCGGCTATCCCATCGAAATCATTCATGTGAAAGATAATCGTGTGAAACTGGCGCGAGTCTTCCCCCTGCTGGCGCAGCCTGCTCCTTAA
- a CDS encoding Bax inhibitor-1/YccA family protein, whose product MNSFDSRGQSEIYRQQDRAAANAGFMSRVYFWMMLGLMLSGIVAYEVAGSKEFLTVLLGSRALWFGLILVQFGAVIAISAFVSRMSAVMTTAVYLGYAILSGVTFSVILLAFTAESISQAFFITSFAFIGLSLFGYLTKRDLGPVGSFCMTGLFGVIGLILAGLIFPSIMTDAVQMTINVCGIIIFSGLTAYDTQKIKNFNSAVQGSEMARKQVIVGALTLYLDFINLFLSILRLTGGRR is encoded by the coding sequence ATGAATTCATTCGATAGCCGCGGGCAATCTGAAATTTACCGGCAACAAGACAGGGCTGCCGCCAACGCAGGATTCATGAGCCGTGTGTATTTCTGGATGATGCTGGGGTTGATGTTGTCAGGAATCGTGGCTTATGAAGTGGCTGGATCCAAGGAATTCCTCACGGTATTGCTGGGCAGCCGCGCATTATGGTTTGGCCTGATCCTGGTACAGTTTGGCGCGGTCATTGCAATATCGGCGTTTGTCAGCCGCATGAGCGCGGTAATGACCACGGCAGTTTACCTGGGTTATGCCATACTTTCAGGCGTGACATTTTCAGTTATCTTGCTGGCATTTACCGCTGAAAGCATCAGCCAGGCCTTTTTTATCACTTCATTCGCATTTATCGGTTTGAGCTTGTTTGGATATCTCACCAAGCGGGACCTGGGGCCGGTGGGCTCGTTTTGCATGACGGGTTTGTTTGGCGTGATCGGCCTGATTTTGGCGGGTCTGATTTTTCCATCCATTATGACTGATGCGGTGCAAATGACCATCAACGTGTGCGGCATCATCATTTTTTCCGGGCTGACTGCTTACGATACCCAAAAGATCAAAAACTTTAACAGTGCGGTCCAGGGTTCGGAAATGGCAAGGAAACAAGTCATTGTGGGTGCCTTGACGCTTTATCTCGATTTTATCAATTTGTTCCTGAGTATTTTGAGATTGACTGGCGGCCGCAGATAA
- the ffh gene encoding signal recognition particle protein, giving the protein MLNFNHLSERLNKVIKNLSGQGRLTEANIEDTLRDIRIALLEADVALPVAKEFIDHIKSKAIGKEVMDSLKPGEVLIKLVHDELVVVMGEFNEALNLKTQPPAVILMAGLQGSGKTTTVAKLARWLKETQKKSVLVASADIYRPAAIEQLSTLAHTVGVEFYPSDVSQDPVAIARGAVQAAKSKVIDVVILDTAGRLHIDTEMMAEIQRLHAAINPIETLFVVDSMTGQDAANTAKAFNDALPLTGVVLTKTDGDARGGAALSIRHITGKPIKFIGVGEKIDALEPFYPDRVASRILGMGDILSLVEQAERNLDKSKAEKLARKIKKGKSFDLEDFRDQLKQIHNMGGVMGIMSKLPGINQLPQNVKDQFNDRKLVEIEAIINSMTPKERRFPDIIRNSQKRRIALGSGTSIQSINQLLKQFTQMQKMMKKMSKKGGIMKLMRGMQGKFPFGGGMPPGMPF; this is encoded by the coding sequence ATGTTAAATTTTAATCACTTATCGGAACGTTTAAATAAAGTCATCAAAAACCTGTCTGGCCAGGGAAGATTAACAGAAGCCAATATTGAAGATACCTTGCGGGATATTCGCATCGCCCTGCTGGAAGCAGATGTCGCCCTTCCTGTAGCCAAAGAATTCATCGATCACATCAAGTCCAAGGCCATTGGCAAAGAAGTAATGGACAGCCTGAAGCCGGGTGAAGTCCTGATCAAACTGGTCCATGACGAACTGGTAGTCGTCATGGGAGAATTCAATGAAGCACTAAACCTCAAGACCCAGCCGCCTGCCGTCATATTAATGGCAGGTCTGCAGGGATCCGGTAAAACCACTACCGTTGCCAAGCTGGCGCGGTGGCTGAAAGAAACGCAAAAGAAATCCGTGCTGGTCGCCAGCGCGGATATTTACCGACCTGCGGCGATTGAACAATTATCCACTCTCGCCCATACGGTAGGCGTGGAATTTTATCCCAGTGATGTTTCGCAAGACCCGGTTGCCATCGCGCGCGGAGCGGTTCAGGCGGCAAAAAGCAAAGTCATTGATGTCGTGATCCTGGACACCGCGGGCCGCCTGCACATAGACACGGAAATGATGGCCGAAATCCAGCGTTTGCATGCGGCGATCAATCCTATTGAAACCCTGTTTGTAGTCGACAGCATGACCGGCCAAGACGCGGCCAATACCGCCAAGGCGTTTAATGACGCCCTGCCCTTGACCGGCGTGGTTCTCACCAAAACCGACGGCGACGCGCGCGGCGGCGCGGCATTGTCCATACGCCACATCACAGGAAAACCCATCAAGTTTATTGGCGTCGGCGAGAAAATCGACGCGCTGGAACCCTTTTACCCCGACCGTGTCGCCTCCCGTATTCTGGGCATGGGTGATATTCTCTCTCTGGTGGAACAGGCGGAGCGTAATCTCGACAAATCAAAAGCAGAAAAACTCGCCCGTAAAATCAAAAAAGGCAAATCCTTTGACCTGGAAGATTTTCGCGATCAGCTGAAACAGATTCACAATATGGGCGGCGTCATGGGCATCATGAGCAAGCTGCCTGGAATCAATCAGTTGCCGCAAAATGTTAAAGACCAGTTTAATGACAGAAAGCTGGTTGAAATCGAAGCCATTATCAATTCCATGACACCCAAAGAACGCCGCTTCCCTGACATAATCAGAAATTCTCAAAAACGACGTATCGCCCTGGGTTCGGGAACTTCCATTCAGTCTATTAATCAGTTGCTGAAGCAGTTTACGCAGATGCAAAAAATGATGAAAAAAATGTCCAAGAAAGGCGGCATCATGAAACTCATGCGCGGCATGCAGGGCAAGTTCCCCTTCGGAGGAGGCATGCCCCCGGGAATGCCCTTCTAA
- a CDS encoding Mth938-like domain-containing protein — MATLDLDDNQAQYQIRSFKPGAIQVNEKTITSSIIITPDELVPDWQPQTVSELTAASLNVIAELKPDILLIGTGPTHMLLSIEIYGSLINQGIGVEVMATPAACRTFNALCAENRRVAAALIIS, encoded by the coding sequence TAATCAGGCGCAATACCAGATACGCTCCTTTAAGCCAGGCGCCATACAAGTCAATGAGAAAACCATTACATCCAGTATTATCATTACACCGGATGAGTTAGTTCCAGACTGGCAGCCGCAAACCGTAAGCGAGTTAACAGCCGCATCCCTGAATGTCATTGCCGAGTTAAAACCCGATATCCTGCTCATAGGGACGGGCCCGACCCACATGCTTTTATCAATTGAAATATATGGAAGTTTAATCAATCAAGGCATAGGTGTTGAAGTCATGGCCACCCCCGCGGCCTGCCGCACATTCAACGCCTTGTGCGCGGAAAACCGTAGAGTGGCTGCCGCCTTGATCATTAGTTGA